A region of the bacterium genome:
TGGCAGGCAACACGGCGTCCAGCATCTGGATGCTCTTCTCTCCGATGCGCACGATCTCCAGGCGGGCCTGGTCGAAGGCCAGCACGGGCGTATCCAGCAGGTCCTCATCGAGCTGCGCCCTGATTTCATCTTCCTGCGCAAGAGGACGATCCGGAATGAGTCGCTCCGCCGCGGCTGCCAGCAGGGAGGCGAAGGGCAGGAAGATCAGCGCATTGATCGTGTTGAAGGCGGTGTGGGCGTTCGCGATCTGACGGGGCGTGTCGGCGGCGAGGCGGGCGGCGCCCGACAGCTCCGGTGAGCTTGGAGAGATGTTGACGACCGCAGAAGCCAACCAGTCGATCAACCCGACCCAGAGAGCGACTCCAAGGAGATTGAAGAGCACGTGCACCAACGAGGCTCGCACGGCTTCGCGGGGCTTGCCGATCGCAGCGAGCAAGGCCGTCACGCACGTCCCCACATTGGCGCCCATGATCAACGCGATGCCGGTCGGCAATCCGATCAGGCCCTGACTCGCCATCGCGATCACCACGGCTGTGGTTGCGGAGGAAGATTGGACCAGGCCCGTGAAGAGCGCGGCTGCCAGGATCGCCAGAGCCGGGTGCTCCATCCGTCCCATCCACTCCAGGAAGGGTGGAAAGTCGCGCAGGGGTGCCATTGCATCGCTCATCAGGGTCATGCCCAGGAATACCAGGCCCAACCCGAGCGCCCCGAGTCCGTGCTGCCGTAGGGATCCCTTCTTCGAGAGGAAGGAGACGGTGAAGCCGGCGGCAATCATCGCCATCGAGAGCTTGGTCACCTTGAAGGCAATGATCTGGGCCGTCACCGTGGTCCCGATGTTGGCACCGAGGATGACCCCGACGGACTGGGAGAGAGTCATCAAGCCCGAACTGATGAAGCTGACTACCAGCACGGTGGTGATCGAGGAGGATTGGATGATCGCGGTGACGAGGGCACCAGAGAACACACCCGCGACGCGATTGACCGTGAGCTGGGCAAGCAGTGTTCGGAGGCGATGGCCCGCGACGGCCTTGAGCGCCTTGGTCATCAGCTCCAGGCCGTAGAGGAAGAGGGCCAGACCTCCCAGGAGGCCAGTCGCCAGAGCCAGCCATTCCGGTGCGCTTGCCAACGACAACATGGCCTCATCGGGAGCCGCATTCGCCAAAGATGCGGCTGTTTCGGCTAGCGCGACCTTTTCCGACACTAGGCCTCCGCGCTCACGTCAGGTTCGCTCTTGACGACGACCACTGGTCGGGTCGAACCCTGCGTCACCCCATTCGCCTTCGAGCCGAGCAGCAGATCTGCGAGTGCCGTTCGCCCCTTGCCGCCCATGACGATGAGCTGGACCCGCTCGCGCTCGGCGACCTCCAAGATCCTGTT
Encoded here:
- a CDS encoding Na/Pi cotransporter family protein, producing the protein MLSLASAPEWLALATGLLGGLALFLYGLELMTKALKAVAGHRLRTLLAQLTVNRVAGVFSGALVTAIIQSSSITTVLVVSFISSGLMTLSQSVGVILGANIGTTVTAQIIAFKVTKLSMAMIAAGFTVSFLSKKGSLRQHGLGALGLGLVFLGMTLMSDAMAPLRDFPPFLEWMGRMEHPALAILAAALFTGLVQSSSATTAVVIAMASQGLIGLPTGIALIMGANVGTCVTALLAAIGKPREAVRASLVHVLFNLLGVALWVGLIDWLASAVVNISPSSPELSGAARLAADTPRQIANAHTAFNTINALIFLPFASLLAAAAERLIPDRPLAQEDEIRAQLDEDLLDTPVLAFDQARLEIVRIGEKSIQMLDAVLPAMLRGDEADLSKVEEIDRGIDRLHRDVVEYLALASQRPLIDGETVTLIELVSVCNAFENLADVIESDLVRRGRERLSAEIEISAETTRVIGELHAQVAAAVRIAMAAFGASDPALASQVLEQKATLNTLLAKATTHQVGRLAASDSHRSHAYAVESDMIEGLQRVFYYAKRIAQRVLEASNPDDA